The genomic interval GGCCTCTCCCCCATAAACCCCATGGGGGAGAGGAGTATTCGACTGCGCTTCGGCTGGGCCCGCGCATTCGACTGGCTCCCTTCCCCCGCGCAGTTTGCGGGGGAAGGGCTGGGGATGGGGGGCGCCCGCCGCCGCGCCAGACCCCGTCGAGACGCACCAAACCCTGAAGTGTACCCCCTCTCCCACGCTGTTTGTGGGAGAGGGTGGCACGCGTGTCAGCGCGGCCGGGTGAGGGCCCCACGGCAGCCGAGGCGTCGGGTTTTGTGACCGCTGCCGCGCCCGGGCTGGTACGTGTCGGCCGCTAGATCCTTCGCCCCGCGACGATTGTGCTGCGGGCAGGTGCGGTGCGCCTGGGCCTCAGGATGACAGGGCTCTGTGACATGGCTGCTCAGCCGCGCGTCCGTTGCCGCCGATGGTAGGGTGCTTTGCGATGTCCCGAGGTTCAACCCCGCCCGCGTCCGTTGCCGCTCCCTGACCGCCTGCCGACCTCGTCCACCGGCGGGCGCTTCGCGGAGTTCACCGTCAGCTCAGAGTGCACGCCGCGCACCCCGTCCACATCCCACGTGTCGTCGGTGGCGTAGCGCACCTCGTGGTAGTCGGGAAGCTCGCCGCGCAGCGTCACCACGCCGTCCTTCACCTCCACCGTAATCGCCTCGGCGTCTACCCAGGTATCGTAGAAGAGCGCGTCCTCCACGTCCTTCTTCACCTCGTCGTCCGGGCGGCGGCGGGTGCGCAGGCGGTGGTGGTACGGGCCCAGGCCGTA from Longimicrobium sp. carries:
- a CDS encoding BON domain-containing protein, producing the protein MPPYDAGWAGPSGWNPARGAGPGMGMGPRGGYGGDFRPYPGAGGGRVADDRGPQPLREDGQWESGNVHGPARYGLGPYHHRLRTRRRPDDEVKKDVEDALFYDTWVDAEAITVEVKDGVVTLRGELPDYHEVRYATDDTWDVDGVRGVHSELTVNSAKRPPVDEVGRRSGSGNGRGRG